The Euphorbia lathyris chromosome 3, ddEupLath1.1, whole genome shotgun sequence genome contains a region encoding:
- the LOC136221869 gene encoding protein IQ-DOMAIN 8-like isoform X1, with protein sequence MASSGKWLKSLITLKKLPSSDHEKEKPSGKKKWRLWRSSSEGYGPSSSKDLKRVHVASSEISDSSMVRDDHFAAAMATVVRAPPRDFMMIKREWAAIRIQTAFRGLLSRQALRALKAVVRIQAIFRGRKVRKQAAITLRCMQALVRVQARVRAHGVRMSSEGQDALQLVDELPDPAKQAEQGWCDSRGTIDEVRAKLQMRQEGVIKRERAIAYIRSQQQSRSSGSPARVNKSSSSSSSTHKNQRTDNGSPGCSWLEKWVAAKPWENRLIEEIQTDSSETTPFSRKSEDNIASFYSYSSTRDSVKVRKNNVTTKVLAKPPIVMTRSSSSPLSESIYCGSSHSTSSSSAVSPIPSSSNIIMVDRVIESTDDRNRKPSYMKLTESLKAKQKASSRHSGNNMPRFMMEDQFLPMSMPLSFSRDLYPPMPLGRHDEIRNRRH encoded by the exons atGGCTTCTTCAGGAAAATGGCTAAAATCTCTAATCACTCTCAAAAAGCTTCCTTCATCAGACCAC GAAAAAGAGAAACCGAGTGGGAAGAAGAAATGGAGGTTATGGAGGAGTTCATCCGAGGGGTATGGACCATCCTCTTCGAAGGACTTGAAAAGAGTTCATGTTGCATCATCGGAGATCTCTGATTCTTCAATGGTCCGCGATGATCATTTTGCTGCTGCCATGGCTACTGTAGTTAGAGCTCCTCCAAGAGATTTCATGATGATCAAGCGAGAATGGGCTGCGATACGGATTCAAACCGCTTTTCGAGGTTTattg TCAAGGCAAGCATTGAGGGCCTTGAAAGCAGTGGTGAGGATCCAAGCCATATTTCGTGGTAGGAAGGTCCGAAAACAAGCTGCTATAACACTGAGGTGTATGCAGGCCCTTGTCAGGGTTCAGGCTCGTGTTAGGGCCCATGGTGTGAGAATGTCTTCAGAAGGCCAAGATGCTCTCCAATTAGTTGATGAACTACCTGACCCTGCCAAGCAAGCTGAG CAAGGATGGTGTGATAGTAGGGGAACTATTGATGAAGTCCGAGCAAAGTTACAAATGAGGCAAGAAGGGGTAATCAAGAGGGAGAGAGCCATTGCATACATCCGTTCTCAACAG CAGTCAAGATCAAGTGGCAGTCCAGCAAGAGTAAACAAGTCATCATCATCGTCATCATCCACTCACAAGAATCAAAGAACAGACAATGGAAGTCCTGGATGTAGTTGGCTAGAGAAATGGGTTGCAGCCAAACCATGGGAAAACAGGCTAATAGAAGAGATTCAGACTGACTCATCTGAAACTACACCATTTTCCAGGAAAAGTGAAGACAACATAGCCAGTTTCTACTCATATTCATCAACTCGTGACTCAGTAAAAGTCAGAAAAAACAATGTCACAACAAAAGTTCTTGCTAAACCTCCTATAGTTATGACAAGGTCATCTTCAAGCCCACTCTCTGAATCTATCTACTGTGGGAGCTCTCACTCTACTTCATCATCCTCAGCTGTCTCTCCAATTCCTTCATCTAGTAACATAATAATGGTGGATAGAGTAATAGAAAGCACCGATGATCGAAACCGAAAACCGAGTTACATGAAACTCACAGAGTCACTCAAGGCTAAGCAAAAAGCTTCTTCCAGGCATTCTGGTAATAACATGCCAAGGTTTATGATGGAGGATCAGTTTCTTCCTATGTCAATGCCACTTTCATTTAGCAGAGATCTTTATCCCCCAATGCCTTTAGGAAGACATGATGAGATTAGAAATCGAAGGCACTAA
- the LOC136221869 gene encoding protein IQ-DOMAIN 8-like isoform X2 produces MASSGKWLKSLITLKKLPSSDHEKEKPSGKKKWRLWRSSSEGYGPSSSKDLKRVHVASSEISDSSMVRDDHFAAAMATVVRAPPRDFMMIKREWAAIRIQTAFRGLLSRQALRALKAVVRIQAIFRGRKVRKQAAITLRCMQALVRVQARVRAHGVRMSSEGQDALQLVDELPDPAKQAEQGWCDSRGTIDEVRAKLQMRQEGVIKRERAIAYIRSQQSRSSGSPARVNKSSSSSSSTHKNQRTDNGSPGCSWLEKWVAAKPWENRLIEEIQTDSSETTPFSRKSEDNIASFYSYSSTRDSVKVRKNNVTTKVLAKPPIVMTRSSSSPLSESIYCGSSHSTSSSSAVSPIPSSSNIIMVDRVIESTDDRNRKPSYMKLTESLKAKQKASSRHSGNNMPRFMMEDQFLPMSMPLSFSRDLYPPMPLGRHDEIRNRRH; encoded by the exons atGGCTTCTTCAGGAAAATGGCTAAAATCTCTAATCACTCTCAAAAAGCTTCCTTCATCAGACCAC GAAAAAGAGAAACCGAGTGGGAAGAAGAAATGGAGGTTATGGAGGAGTTCATCCGAGGGGTATGGACCATCCTCTTCGAAGGACTTGAAAAGAGTTCATGTTGCATCATCGGAGATCTCTGATTCTTCAATGGTCCGCGATGATCATTTTGCTGCTGCCATGGCTACTGTAGTTAGAGCTCCTCCAAGAGATTTCATGATGATCAAGCGAGAATGGGCTGCGATACGGATTCAAACCGCTTTTCGAGGTTTattg TCAAGGCAAGCATTGAGGGCCTTGAAAGCAGTGGTGAGGATCCAAGCCATATTTCGTGGTAGGAAGGTCCGAAAACAAGCTGCTATAACACTGAGGTGTATGCAGGCCCTTGTCAGGGTTCAGGCTCGTGTTAGGGCCCATGGTGTGAGAATGTCTTCAGAAGGCCAAGATGCTCTCCAATTAGTTGATGAACTACCTGACCCTGCCAAGCAAGCTGAG CAAGGATGGTGTGATAGTAGGGGAACTATTGATGAAGTCCGAGCAAAGTTACAAATGAGGCAAGAAGGGGTAATCAAGAGGGAGAGAGCCATTGCATACATCCGTTCTCAACAG TCAAGATCAAGTGGCAGTCCAGCAAGAGTAAACAAGTCATCATCATCGTCATCATCCACTCACAAGAATCAAAGAACAGACAATGGAAGTCCTGGATGTAGTTGGCTAGAGAAATGGGTTGCAGCCAAACCATGGGAAAACAGGCTAATAGAAGAGATTCAGACTGACTCATCTGAAACTACACCATTTTCCAGGAAAAGTGAAGACAACATAGCCAGTTTCTACTCATATTCATCAACTCGTGACTCAGTAAAAGTCAGAAAAAACAATGTCACAACAAAAGTTCTTGCTAAACCTCCTATAGTTATGACAAGGTCATCTTCAAGCCCACTCTCTGAATCTATCTACTGTGGGAGCTCTCACTCTACTTCATCATCCTCAGCTGTCTCTCCAATTCCTTCATCTAGTAACATAATAATGGTGGATAGAGTAATAGAAAGCACCGATGATCGAAACCGAAAACCGAGTTACATGAAACTCACAGAGTCACTCAAGGCTAAGCAAAAAGCTTCTTCCAGGCATTCTGGTAATAACATGCCAAGGTTTATGATGGAGGATCAGTTTCTTCCTATGTCAATGCCACTTTCATTTAGCAGAGATCTTTATCCCCCAATGCCTTTAGGAAGACATGATGAGATTAGAAATCGAAGGCACTAA